The proteins below are encoded in one region of Tsuneonella sp. CC-YZS046:
- a CDS encoding TorF family putative porin, protein MRFLRHCPAGIAWAAAAFVPLDMVHASPAETGDHASEVSDEFQIVAEAMLLSDYRFRGVSYSHGSPVAQGMVSLVHESGFYGGIFASSLGNHDYYGAVEVDLFAGWAGTVAPGIAADLTLLYYYYPDASASISPRPHSFEAAAQFSGNVGPVQPTVGIWYAWEQEPLGGRDNLYLFSDVVAGIPKTPLSVKLHGGYTRGAYSLASGRKTFDWSAGLMFDAGSGVHLGIDYIGMSGPKLDDYTDDTVMVGLAVQF, encoded by the coding sequence ATGCGCTTTCTGCGGCATTGCCCGGCCGGCATCGCCTGGGCTGCGGCGGCTTTCGTGCCGCTGGACATGGTGCATGCAAGCCCTGCGGAAACCGGCGACCATGCCAGCGAAGTGTCGGACGAGTTCCAGATCGTCGCCGAAGCCATGCTGCTGTCCGATTACCGCTTTCGCGGAGTGTCCTATTCCCATGGCAGCCCGGTGGCGCAGGGAATGGTTTCGCTGGTGCACGAGAGCGGCTTCTACGGCGGGATTTTCGCCAGCTCGCTGGGCAACCACGATTATTACGGCGCCGTGGAAGTGGATCTGTTCGCCGGCTGGGCGGGCACCGTCGCGCCGGGGATCGCCGCCGATCTGACGCTGCTCTATTATTACTACCCGGACGCCAGTGCCAGCATTTCGCCCAGGCCGCATTCCTTCGAGGCGGCGGCGCAGTTCTCGGGAAACGTCGGGCCGGTCCAGCCGACGGTGGGCATCTGGTATGCCTGGGAACAGGAGCCGCTGGGCGGCAGGGACAATCTCTATCTCTTTTCGGACGTGGTGGCCGGTATTCCGAAAACCCCGCTCTCGGTCAAACTGCACGGGGGCTACACGCGGGGGGCCTATTCGCTCGCCAGCGGCCGCAAGACGTTCGACTGGTCGGCCGGCCTGATGTTCGATGCGGGATCGGGCGTGCATCTCGGCATCGACTATATCGGGATGAGCGGGCCGAAACTGGACGACTACACGGATGACACCGTGATGGTCGGGCTGGCCGTGCAGTTCTAG
- the rpoZ gene encoding DNA-directed RNA polymerase subunit omega codes for MARVTVEDCVDKVPNRFDLVLLAAQRAREISGGAELTVDRDRDKNPVVALREIAEQTVKPKQLKESLVQSLQRVLPDDEDEADEIGSLAQSAEALRITAAAPARSNSIGADFEG; via the coding sequence ATGGCGCGCGTTACTGTCGAAGATTGTGTCGACAAGGTTCCGAACCGTTTCGATCTGGTGCTGCTTGCGGCGCAGCGCGCCCGCGAGATTTCCGGCGGGGCCGAACTGACGGTCGACCGCGATCGCGACAAGAACCCGGTCGTGGCCTTGCGCGAGATCGCCGAGCAGACCGTGAAGCCCAAGCAGCTCAAGGAAAGCCTCGTGCAATCGCTCCAGCGTGTCCTCCCGGATGACGAGGATGAAGCGGACGAAATCGGTTCGCTGGCGCAAAGCGCGGAAGCGCTGCGGATCACCGCGGCCGCTCCTGCCCGCAGCAATTCGATCGGCGCGGATTTCGAAGGCTGA
- a CDS encoding serpin family protein, which yields MRPRLVLLLPLAIAACAPAPEAGDPVRGEPPAAVAPGKHGALALFPMLDAEAGRDENIVYSPASVSQAFGLLALGAGGETLAQLEAVLPSPADAHALESNERDVEVSLANALWLSKDFRFRDSYLAAARNRYDATAERIDMLQPAASADRINAWSNKETKGLIPSFISPDGITPDLVAVLTNAIYFEGKWQQKFTGGGKEPFLFGDGHEEPFHLMSQEMQRASAEKGGWRVLRLPYSNPRYAMDVIMPAQRKVMETAPPLDRIDMLSRAVEKAEPRPTRVRLPRFEIAWEDGLIPSLKALGLTLPFQRGKADLSRMVEPGQAPAYVSAVRQLAKLQMFDEGTKAAAVTGISIVVTSAPIQPPDLLEFTVDRPFLIVLRDLERDVVLFIGRIAAPEPYDMPKDGS from the coding sequence ATGAGACCCCGTCTTGTCCTCCTGTTGCCGCTTGCTATCGCTGCATGCGCACCGGCTCCGGAAGCGGGCGATCCGGTCAGGGGCGAACCGCCTGCTGCCGTCGCTCCGGGTAAGCACGGCGCGCTCGCGCTTTTCCCGATGCTCGATGCCGAGGCCGGGCGGGACGAGAACATCGTCTATTCGCCGGCCAGCGTGTCGCAGGCGTTCGGTCTTCTCGCGCTGGGTGCCGGCGGCGAAACCCTTGCACAATTAGAGGCGGTGCTGCCCTCGCCGGCGGACGCTCATGCGCTCGAAAGCAACGAACGCGACGTCGAGGTCAGCCTCGCCAACGCATTGTGGCTGTCGAAGGACTTCCGCTTCCGCGACAGCTACCTCGCCGCCGCGCGCAATCGCTACGACGCGACGGCAGAGCGCATCGACATGTTGCAACCTGCCGCCTCGGCAGATCGGATCAATGCCTGGTCGAACAAGGAAACGAAGGGCCTGATCCCAAGCTTCATCAGTCCCGATGGCATTACCCCGGATCTGGTCGCAGTACTGACCAACGCAATCTACTTTGAAGGAAAGTGGCAGCAGAAGTTCACCGGCGGCGGCAAGGAACCGTTCCTGTTCGGCGACGGCCACGAGGAGCCGTTCCACTTGATGAGTCAGGAGATGCAGCGGGCCTCGGCAGAAAAGGGCGGCTGGCGCGTCCTCCGGCTGCCCTATAGCAATCCGCGCTATGCGATGGACGTGATTATGCCGGCCCAGCGCAAGGTGATGGAAACGGCGCCGCCGCTCGACCGGATCGACATGCTGTCCAGAGCGGTCGAGAAAGCGGAACCCCGCCCGACGCGCGTCCGCTTGCCGCGGTTCGAGATCGCCTGGGAGGATGGGCTGATCCCATCGCTCAAGGCGCTTGGGCTCACGCTGCCTTTTCAGCGCGGCAAGGCCGATCTGTCGCGCATGGTCGAGCCGGGGCAAGCCCCGGCATACGTCTCGGCGGTTCGGCAACTGGCAAAGCTGCAAATGTTCGATGAGGGCACCAAGGCGGCGGCTGTGACCGGGATTTCCATCGTTGTAACGAGCGCACCGATCCAGCCGCCCGACTTACTGGAGTTCACAGTCGACCGGCCGTTCCTCATCGTGCTGCGGGACCTCGAGCGAGACGTTGTGCTGTTCATAGGCCGTATCGCCGCGCCTGAACCCTATGACATGCCGAAGGATGGGTCGTAG
- a CDS encoding replicative DNA helicase, translating to MADQDLLIRNADAQSRALPANLEAEAAFLGAVLIDNRVIEELRTPLRPDHFFEPLHARIYERIVTLIDRQAVVTPVTLKPYFDSDPALKELGGITYLARLTADGQGLLAARELAEQIYDLALLRELASVGRNLVEGALDTSQEVAPMQQIERAEAALYAVAEGATSNGDAESFGLATHKALGMIEQAINSGGHVSGTTTGLVSLNEKTGGLHNSDLIILAGRPGMGKTSLATNIAFNAADRLLRDRQDGIAEEKSVGAAVAFFSLEMSADQLATRILAEQAGISSELLRMGKISRDDFHQLSRASQRLAELPLYIDDTPALSIAALRARARRLKRRHEIGLIVVDYLQLLQGTQRAQDNRVNEISEISRGLKTLAKELEVPVIALSQLSRAVEQREDKRPQLSDLRESGSIEQDADMVWFVYREDYYVAAREPKRPVESDDAKTHDAHAAWAAEMERVYGLAELIVAKQRHGATGKVRLRFEPKVTRFSDLADDALSAHAYD from the coding sequence ATGGCCGATCAAGATCTCCTGATCCGTAATGCTGACGCGCAATCCCGCGCCCTTCCCGCCAATCTGGAGGCGGAAGCGGCGTTCCTCGGCGCGGTGCTGATCGACAATCGGGTGATCGAGGAATTGCGCACGCCGTTGCGGCCGGATCATTTCTTCGAACCGCTCCATGCCCGCATCTACGAGCGAATCGTGACCCTGATCGACCGTCAGGCGGTGGTCACTCCGGTCACTCTCAAGCCCTATTTCGATTCGGACCCGGCGCTGAAGGAACTGGGCGGGATCACCTATCTGGCCCGCCTAACCGCCGATGGGCAGGGGCTGCTCGCCGCCCGCGAGCTGGCCGAGCAGATCTACGACCTCGCCCTGCTGCGCGAACTGGCCTCGGTCGGGCGCAATCTGGTCGAAGGCGCGCTCGACACTTCGCAGGAAGTCGCGCCCATGCAGCAGATCGAGCGCGCGGAAGCGGCGCTCTATGCGGTGGCCGAAGGCGCGACCAGCAATGGCGATGCCGAAAGTTTCGGCCTGGCGACCCACAAGGCGCTGGGCATGATCGAGCAGGCGATCAATTCCGGCGGCCATGTTTCCGGCACCACGACCGGGCTGGTCAGCCTGAACGAGAAAACCGGCGGGCTGCACAATTCCGACCTCATCATCCTGGCCGGCCGGCCCGGCATGGGCAAGACCTCGCTGGCGACGAACATCGCCTTCAACGCCGCCGACCGGCTGCTGAGGGATCGCCAGGACGGCATCGCCGAGGAAAAATCCGTGGGCGCCGCCGTCGCCTTCTTCAGCCTCGAAATGAGCGCCGACCAGCTGGCCACCCGTATCCTGGCCGAGCAGGCGGGCATCAGCAGCGAATTGCTGCGCATGGGCAAGATCAGCCGCGACGATTTCCACCAGCTGTCGCGCGCGAGCCAGCGGCTGGCGGAGCTGCCGCTCTATATCGACGATACGCCCGCGCTTTCGATCGCGGCCTTGCGGGCGCGGGCGCGGCGGCTGAAGCGGCGGCACGAGATCGGCCTGATCGTGGTCGACTATCTCCAGCTGCTGCAGGGCACCCAGCGCGCGCAGGACAATCGCGTCAACGAGATTTCCGAGATCAGCCGCGGCCTCAAGACCCTGGCCAAGGAGCTGGAGGTGCCGGTCATCGCGCTGTCGCAGCTCAGCCGCGCGGTGGAGCAGCGCGAGGACAAGCGCCCGCAATTGTCGGATCTGCGCGAATCCGGCTCGATCGAGCAGGACGCCGACATGGTCTGGTTCGTCTATCGCGAGGATTATTACGTCGCCGCCCGCGAGCCGAAGCGGCCGGTGGAAAGCGACGATGCGAAAACCCATGACGCCCATGCCGCATGGGCCGCCGAGATGGAGCGGGTCTATGGCCTGGCCGAGCTGATCGTGGCCAAGCAGCGCCACGGCGCGACCGGCAAGGTGCGGCTGCGCTTCGAACCCAAGGTCACGCGCTTCAGCGATCTGGCCGACGATGCGCTTTCCGCCCATGCCTACGACTGA
- a CDS encoding UPF0262 family protein, with the protein MPDHRISHIELDDATILWRNADVEQERRVAIFDLIEENSFKPVRASEAGLEGPWHLRLSVEDGRLSLAISTQAGEPAETLLLGLARFRRPIREYFAICDSYYQAIRKATAQEIETIDMARRAIHDDAAQLLLERLEGKAETDFQTARRLFTLICVLHIKG; encoded by the coding sequence ATGCCAGACCATCGCATCTCTCACATCGAACTGGATGACGCCACGATCCTGTGGCGCAATGCCGATGTCGAGCAGGAAAGGCGCGTGGCGATCTTCGACCTGATCGAGGAGAACAGCTTCAAGCCGGTGCGCGCCTCGGAAGCGGGGCTGGAAGGGCCGTGGCACCTGCGCCTGTCGGTGGAGGATGGGCGGCTCAGCCTGGCGATCAGCACGCAGGCCGGAGAGCCGGCGGAAACGCTGCTGCTCGGCCTCGCCCGGTTCCGCCGCCCGATTCGCGAATATTTCGCGATCTGCGACAGCTATTACCAGGCCATCCGCAAGGCCACGGCGCAGGAGATCGAAACGATCGACATGGCGCGCCGCGCGATTCACGACGATGCGGCGCAGCTTCTGCTGGAACGGCTGGAAGGCAAGGCGGAAACCGATTTCCAGACCGCCCGGCGCCTGTTCACGCTGATTTGCGTCCTGCATATCAAGGGCTAG
- a CDS encoding glycoside hydrolase family 25 protein has protein sequence MRRRRSLSARGRIAAAALLLALCAAVYAWWDFIHWTPPREAYPIQGILVGAEDGAVDFRAYRMVGADFVYLEASRGGSARDRSFARNFAAAGEAHLQIGAVHEFDPCVPAERQAANFVTIVPRDPSLLPPAVSLGRVGDDCPERVSDAAVESELTTFLNQIEGHVGKAALLRISRNFEKRYHLASRLERNLWLVRDRFQPDYAGRPWTLWTANSQLRTEAGSGPVRWVVVQP, from the coding sequence ATGCGGCGGAGACGATCACTGTCAGCGCGAGGGCGCATAGCGGCGGCGGCGCTGCTGCTGGCGTTGTGCGCGGCAGTCTATGCCTGGTGGGATTTCATCCACTGGACCCCGCCGCGCGAGGCCTATCCGATCCAGGGGATTCTGGTGGGCGCGGAGGACGGGGCCGTCGATTTCCGCGCCTACAGGATGGTCGGGGCCGATTTCGTATATCTGGAAGCGAGCCGGGGCGGCTCGGCGCGGGACCGCTCCTTCGCCCGCAACTTCGCCGCGGCCGGCGAGGCGCATCTCCAGATCGGCGCGGTGCATGAATTCGATCCCTGCGTCCCGGCCGAAAGGCAGGCGGCCAATTTCGTGACCATCGTGCCGCGCGACCCCAGCCTGCTGCCGCCCGCGGTGTCGCTCGGCCGGGTCGGCGACGATTGCCCGGAGCGGGTCAGCGACGCGGCGGTGGAGAGCGAGTTGACCACCTTCCTCAACCAGATCGAGGGCCACGTCGGCAAGGCGGCGCTGCTCAGGATCTCGCGGAATTTCGAGAAGCGGTATCATCTGGCGAGCCGGCTGGAACGCAATCTCTGGCTTGTCCGCGACCGTTTCCAGCCGGATTATGCCGGTCGGCCATGGACCTTGTGGACCGCCAATTCCCAATTGCGCACGGAAGCTGGCTCCGGCCCGGTGCGCTGGGTGGTGGTGCAGCCTTGA
- a CDS encoding NADP-dependent oxidoreductase, with amino-acid sequence MSANRFVVLKSRPAGKVSADDFEILSGPVPEPEAGQVLIRNLYLSIDPGVRNLLGAQEGYLPPIPIGAPMSGSVLGVVLDSRHPDFRRDDLLIGRGTLGEHSVIVPGPLCWKVDPDRAPSLSSALGVLGNTGRTAYFGLLEVGRPQPGETVLVSGAAGGVGSLVGQIARIKGCRAVGIAGGEEKRRRLIEEFGFDAAVDYRGKGRAELSAAIAGACPDGVDVFFDNVGGRILDAALPCMNSGGRAALCGMISQYDGSAPPEMENLFFIIARSLRLEGFLLTQFAGRYDEAVAALSAWIADGRLRYREEVAEGLEQVVPTFLRLFDGTNQGKTMVKL; translated from the coding sequence ATGAGCGCCAACCGTTTCGTGGTCCTGAAATCGCGGCCTGCGGGCAAGGTTTCGGCCGATGATTTCGAGATACTCTCCGGCCCGGTGCCGGAGCCCGAGGCTGGCCAGGTCCTGATCCGCAACCTCTATCTGTCGATCGACCCCGGCGTGCGCAATTTGCTCGGCGCGCAGGAAGGCTATCTCCCGCCGATCCCCATCGGCGCGCCGATGTCAGGCTCGGTGCTGGGCGTCGTGCTGGATTCGCGGCATCCCGATTTCCGCAGGGACGATCTGCTGATCGGCCGGGGCACGCTGGGCGAGCATAGCGTGATCGTGCCCGGCCCGCTGTGCTGGAAGGTCGATCCCGACCGGGCGCCGAGCCTGTCGAGCGCGCTGGGCGTGCTCGGCAATACCGGGCGGACCGCCTATTTCGGCCTGCTGGAAGTGGGCCGCCCGCAGCCGGGCGAAACCGTGCTGGTGTCCGGCGCGGCGGGCGGTGTCGGTTCGCTGGTCGGGCAGATCGCCCGGATCAAGGGCTGCCGCGCGGTCGGCATCGCCGGGGGCGAGGAAAAGCGCCGCCGCCTGATCGAGGAGTTCGGGTTCGACGCGGCGGTGGACTACAGGGGCAAGGGCAGGGCCGAGCTGTCCGCCGCCATTGCCGGGGCTTGCCCGGACGGAGTCGATGTCTTCTTCGACAATGTGGGCGGGCGGATACTGGATGCGGCGCTGCCCTGCATGAATTCCGGCGGACGGGCCGCCCTGTGCGGCATGATATCGCAATATGACGGCAGCGCTCCGCCAGAGATGGAGAACCTGTTCTTCATCATCGCCCGCTCGCTTCGGCTGGAGGGCTTCCTGCTGACGCAATTCGCGGGGCGGTATGACGAGGCGGTGGCCGCTCTTTCCGCATGGATAGCGGATGGCCGCCTGCGCTATCGCGAGGAAGTGGCCGAGGGGCTGGAGCAGGTCGTGCCCACCTTCCTGCGGCTGTTCGACGGCACCAATCAGGGCAAGACCATGGTGAAGCTGTGA
- a CDS encoding DUF4136 domain-containing protein: protein MKRSVLVTLLAPAMLAGCVAPVGPVEVNRFHDAAMLDRLGKGTIAVEPAAGMDPASLEQRSYQTAVARQLEALGYTETASGGGGQVALVRVQRNAFRPGRDGSPVSVGVGGSTGGYGSGVGMGIGIDLSGPPPEQVTTELGVQIRDRASGRTIWEGRANFTVKASSPLAGTQLGAAKMAEALFSGFPGNSGETIEVK, encoded by the coding sequence ATGAAACGTTCCGTCCTTGTCACACTGCTGGCCCCGGCCATGCTCGCGGGCTGCGTCGCCCCGGTCGGCCCGGTCGAAGTCAACCGATTCCACGATGCGGCCATGCTGGACCGGCTCGGCAAGGGCACCATCGCGGTGGAACCGGCGGCGGGGATGGACCCGGCCTCGCTGGAGCAGCGCAGCTACCAGACCGCGGTCGCGCGCCAGCTCGAAGCGCTGGGCTACACCGAAACCGCATCGGGCGGCGGCGGCCAGGTGGCGCTGGTGCGGGTTCAACGCAACGCCTTCCGGCCGGGGCGGGACGGCAGCCCGGTCAGCGTCGGCGTCGGCGGCTCGACCGGGGGATACGGCTCGGGCGTCGGCATGGGAATCGGCATCGACCTGTCCGGCCCGCCGCCGGAGCAGGTGACGACCGAACTGGGCGTGCAGATCCGCGACCGCGCGAGCGGGCGGACGATCTGGGAAGGCCGGGCCAATTTCACCGTCAAGGCATCCTCGCCGCTGGCCGGAACCCAGCTCGGCGCGGCGAAGATGGCGGAAGCCCTGTTTTCCGGCTTCCCCGGCAATTCGGGTGAGACCATCGAAGTCAAATGA
- a CDS encoding M14 family metallopeptidase — translation MSDIAIHAAFDSGNIEILSIGGARASLAIRKDNQSDFFQWFHFRVSGAAGRELELKITGLADSAYPLGWPGYRARVSEDRDYWGQADCTYDKAESGGTLTIRHRPAGDIAWFAYFAPYSMERHHDLVAQAATRAGVSHRCLGTSLDGQPIDCLEMGEGTVQVWLYARQHPGETMAEWWMEGALDCLTDPANPVGRVLRRKCRLHLVPNCNPDGSRRGHLRTNAAGVNLNREWHEPSAERSPEVLAIRDAMDETGVDFAMDVHGDEAIPAVFLAGFEGIPSWQDEQGEGFYRYQRILKRRTADFQTELGYPRAPAGKANLTMSTNQLAERFGCVAMTLEMPFKDNRDLPDPAQGWSAERSALLGRDCLAALAEWLEGREAS, via the coding sequence ATGAGCGACATCGCCATCCATGCCGCGTTCGACAGCGGCAATATCGAAATCCTGTCCATCGGCGGCGCCCGGGCCAGCCTCGCCATCCGCAAGGACAACCAGTCCGACTTCTTCCAGTGGTTCCATTTCCGGGTCAGCGGCGCGGCGGGCCGGGAACTGGAACTCAAGATCACCGGGCTTGCCGATTCCGCCTATCCGCTGGGCTGGCCGGGCTACCGCGCCCGGGTTTCCGAAGATCGGGACTATTGGGGGCAGGCGGACTGCACCTATGACAAGGCCGAAAGCGGCGGCACGCTGACCATCCGGCACCGGCCGGCGGGTGACATCGCGTGGTTCGCCTATTTCGCGCCCTATTCGATGGAACGGCATCACGATCTGGTGGCCCAGGCCGCCACGCGTGCAGGCGTTTCGCATCGCTGCCTCGGCACCAGCCTGGACGGCCAGCCGATCGACTGCCTGGAAATGGGCGAAGGAACGGTGCAGGTCTGGCTCTATGCCCGCCAGCATCCGGGGGAAACCATGGCCGAATGGTGGATGGAAGGGGCGCTCGATTGCCTGACCGATCCGGCCAATCCCGTCGGCCGGGTGCTGCGCCGGAAATGCCGCCTGCATCTGGTGCCCAATTGCAATCCGGACGGTTCGCGCCGGGGGCATCTGCGCACCAATGCGGCGGGGGTGAACCTCAACCGCGAATGGCACGAGCCGAGCGCGGAACGCTCGCCGGAAGTGCTGGCGATCCGCGATGCGATGGACGAAACCGGGGTCGATTTCGCGATGGACGTGCATGGGGACGAGGCGATCCCCGCCGTTTTCCTGGCCGGCTTCGAGGGCATTCCGTCGTGGCAGGACGAGCAGGGCGAGGGCTTCTATCGCTACCAGCGGATATTGAAGCGGCGCACCGCCGATTTCCAGACGGAGCTGGGCTATCCCCGGGCGCCCGCGGGCAAGGCCAATCTCACCATGTCGACCAACCAGCTGGCGGAACGCTTCGGCTGCGTCGCCATGACGCTGGAAATGCCGTTCAAGGACAATCGCGACCTGCCGGACCCGGCCCAGGGCTGGAGCGCGGAACGCTCGGCCTTGCTGGGGCGCGATTGCCTCGCCGCCCTGGCGGAGTGGCTGGAGGGGCGGGAAGCGAGCTGA
- a CDS encoding phosphatidylserine/phosphatidylglycerophosphate/cardiolipin synthase family protein — MQSTEAPVPEDASGWQDTEPFRCEAAGHTLDFYPSGGDRWEALIGLIDGARHSLQLCFYIYAEDECGRRLRDALTRAARRGVAVALIVDSFGADARDGFFQPFVEAGGSFHRFMPRLTRRYLIRNHQKMVIADRQSAMIGGFNIEDSYFVPPQHDGWQDLGIVLRGPATERLAQWFDGLAAWTAHPRKQFRTIRRMVREWDSGSGPVRLLMGGPTRGLSSWARCVTEDLARGRRLDMIMAYFSPVGRLFHCIERIAARGQARLVFPARSDNGATIGASRSLYEKLLRCGARIWEFRPARLHTKLIVLDDAVYIGSANFDVRSLYINLEMMVRIEDAALAARMREFVAAHVPASLEITPELHRRRRTIFNRIRWTLSWYLVTVVDYTVSRKLNLGL, encoded by the coding sequence ATGCAATCGACAGAAGCGCCAGTGCCCGAGGATGCGTCAGGTTGGCAGGACACCGAACCGTTTCGCTGCGAGGCCGCCGGTCATACGCTGGACTTCTACCCTTCCGGCGGCGACCGCTGGGAAGCGCTGATCGGCCTGATCGACGGCGCGCGGCATTCGCTGCAACTGTGCTTCTATATCTACGCGGAGGACGAATGCGGGCGGCGGTTGCGCGATGCCTTGACGCGCGCGGCGCGGCGCGGGGTCGCGGTGGCGCTGATCGTGGACAGCTTCGGCGCCGATGCCCGGGATGGCTTTTTCCAGCCCTTCGTCGAAGCGGGCGGCAGCTTCCATCGCTTCATGCCGCGCCTCACCCGGCGCTACCTGATCCGCAACCACCAGAAGATGGTGATCGCCGACCGGCAGAGCGCCATGATCGGCGGCTTCAATATCGAGGACAGCTATTTCGTTCCGCCGCAGCATGACGGCTGGCAGGATCTGGGCATCGTCCTGCGCGGACCGGCGACCGAGCGCCTGGCCCAATGGTTCGACGGGCTGGCGGCATGGACCGCCCATCCCCGCAAGCAGTTCCGCACGATCCGGCGGATGGTGCGGGAGTGGGACTCCGGCAGCGGGCCGGTGCGGCTGCTGATGGGCGGGCCGACCCGGGGGCTGAGTTCCTGGGCGCGCTGCGTCACCGAGGATCTCGCCAGGGGCCGTCGGCTGGACATGATAATGGCGTATTTCTCCCCGGTCGGCAGATTGTTCCACTGTATCGAGCGGATTGCCGCCCGGGGGCAGGCCCGGCTTGTCTTCCCCGCCAGATCGGACAATGGCGCGACCATCGGCGCGTCGCGCTCGCTCTACGAGAAGCTTCTGCGCTGCGGCGCCCGCATCTGGGAGTTCCGCCCGGCCAGGCTGCACACCAAGCTGATCGTGCTCGACGACGCGGTCTACATCGGCAGCGCCAATTTCGATGTGCGCAGCCTCTATATCAATCTCGAAATGATGGTGAGGATCGAGGATGCGGCCCTGGCCGCGCGGATGCGGGAATTCGTAGCCGCGCATGTTCCGGCGTCGCTGGAAATCACCCCGGAGTTGCATCGCCGGAGGCGGACCATCTTCAACCGCATCCGCTGGACCCTGAGCTGGTATCTGGTGACGGTGGTGGACTACACCGTGTCGCGAAAGCTCAATCTCGGCCTGTGA
- a CDS encoding cytidine deaminase — MSGDDARDELLALARKAAENAYAPYSRFPVGAALRFADGGVVSAANVENASYGLSLCAETLAVAKALAQGRRGGLVAVAVAGSGARPVTPCGRCRQVISELAALDHADPLVWCADGESVLELRLSQLLPHAFGPGDLPGDPDEA, encoded by the coding sequence TTGAGCGGAGACGATGCGAGGGACGAATTGCTCGCACTGGCCCGCAAGGCCGCCGAGAACGCCTACGCGCCCTATTCGCGATTCCCGGTCGGGGCGGCGCTCCGGTTCGCGGACGGCGGCGTAGTGAGCGCGGCGAATGTGGAGAATGCGAGCTACGGCCTTTCGCTCTGCGCGGAGACGCTGGCGGTGGCGAAGGCCCTGGCGCAGGGCCGCCGGGGCGGGCTGGTGGCGGTCGCCGTGGCCGGTTCCGGCGCGCGCCCGGTCACGCCCTGCGGGCGTTGCCGCCAGGTCATCAGCGAACTGGCCGCGCTCGACCATGCCGATCCGCTGGTCTGGTGCGCGGACGGAGAATCCGTGCTCGAGCTGCGCCTTTCGCAATTGCTGCCCCATGCCTTCGGGCCGGGCGATCTGCCGGGCGATCCGGATGAGGCCTGA
- a CDS encoding ParA family protein has product MAVIAVYSVKGGVGKTTIAANLSWCAAALSKRQTLLWDLDAAGGAGFLFGVDPRKKDQALSIFSQKSQPDELVWASGVDNLDILPADESLRSLDSFLVTLGKRKRIDKLAQALSKDYDRIILDCPPVLNELSAQTIRASDLIIVPLPPSPLSSRAFDTVVRELRTNHKQHPPILPVLSMFDSRRKIHKEVRDASPDWPIIPMASVVEQMGVRREPLGCYAPNSPAGQAFAKLWAAIERKLAKAGG; this is encoded by the coding sequence ATGGCAGTCATCGCGGTCTATAGTGTCAAGGGCGGGGTCGGGAAAACCACGATCGCCGCGAATCTCTCATGGTGCGCGGCCGCGCTGTCCAAAAGGCAAACCCTGCTGTGGGATCTGGACGCTGCCGGCGGCGCGGGCTTCCTGTTCGGGGTGGACCCGCGCAAGAAGGATCAGGCGCTCTCGATCTTCTCCCAGAAATCGCAACCCGACGAACTCGTCTGGGCCAGCGGGGTCGACAATCTCGACATCCTGCCGGCGGACGAAAGCCTGCGCAGCCTGGATTCGTTTCTGGTGACGCTGGGCAAGCGCAAGCGGATCGACAAGCTCGCGCAGGCGCTCTCGAAAGATTATGACCGCATCATTCTGGATTGCCCGCCGGTCCTGAACGAATTGAGCGCGCAGACGATCCGCGCCAGCGATCTCATCATCGTCCCGCTCCCGCCCTCGCCGCTATCGAGCCGGGCCTTCGATACGGTCGTTCGCGAACTCAGGACCAACCACAAGCAGCATCCGCCGATCCTGCCCGTGCTGTCCATGTTCGACAGCCGCCGGAAGATCCACAAGGAAGTCCGCGATGCGTCGCCGGACTGGCCCATCATCCCGATGGCCAGCGTGGTGGAGCAGATGGGGGTCCGCCGCGAGCCGCTGGGATGCTACGCCCCCAACAGCCCCGCGGGGCAGGCCTTCGCGAAACTGTGGGCCGCAATCGAACGAAAGCTCGCCAAAGCCGGGGGCTAA